One stretch of Chroococcidiopsis sp. CCMEE 29 DNA includes these proteins:
- a CDS encoding globin family protein encodes MALNVELLESSFAQIKVNSSKVTKQFYTVLFTDYPEVQPLFANTNMEKQRKQLFQSLVFTVNNLGKPDVLSNTLRSLGTRHAWYGVLPQHYPMVGSSLLKAFEVSLGTAWTPDVQQAWTEAYEVVAQLMLEGTDYSPERLVPIVK; translated from the coding sequence ATGGCTCTCAATGTTGAATTGCTAGAAAGCAGCTTTGCTCAAATTAAAGTGAATAGCTCGAAGGTGACTAAACAGTTCTACACAGTGCTATTTACGGACTATCCAGAAGTCCAGCCTTTGTTTGCTAATACTAACATGGAAAAGCAGCGCAAACAACTGTTTCAATCTCTCGTCTTTACCGTCAATAACCTGGGTAAACCCGATGTCTTAAGCAATACATTGAGAAGCTTGGGCACTCGACACGCTTGGTACGGTGTATTGCCGCAACATTACCCAATGGTGGGCAGTAGCTTGCTGAAAGCTTTTGAGGTAAGTCTGGGCACAGCCTGGACTCCTGACGTGCAACAAGCGTGGACAGAGGCGTATGAAGTTGTGGCTCAATTAATGCTGGAAGGTACAGACTACTCACCAGAACGGCTGGTACCGATCGTGAAATAG
- a CDS encoding hexameric tyrosine-coordinated heme protein, translated as MDTIALVPNNSLITETPEEGRQLAVKLARLIIKLTQPDEEKRKQLREVYGNDAMMLIAIGQTVATEFATIAAANNYWKEVSNG; from the coding sequence ATGGATACAATTGCACTGGTTCCTAACAACTCGCTGATTACCGAAACACCTGAGGAAGGACGGCAATTAGCCGTGAAACTGGCGCGACTGATTATCAAGCTGACTCAACCCGATGAAGAGAAGCGCAAACAGCTACGAGAGGTCTATGGTAACGATGCCATGATGTTGATTGCCATAGGACAAACGGTTGCTACTGAGTTTGCCACGATCGCGGCTGCTAACAACTATTGGAAGGAGGTAAGCAATGGATGA
- the nrtS gene encoding nitrate/nitrite transporter NrtS, which translates to MGNSLSPVLPLAQSRLKIRLFIRLNEDAMLKTLKFWYTIWTDSALRPTALKVALVVGSLLFAINHGGAVLHGEMTRERWLMGLITYLVPYTVSIHGQYST; encoded by the coding sequence GTGGGCAACAGCTTGTCACCCGTGCTGCCACTGGCGCAATCGCGCTTAAAGATCCGCCTTTTCATCCGCTTAAACGAGGATGCCATGCTGAAAACGCTGAAGTTTTGGTACACTATCTGGACTGATTCAGCCTTGCGACCCACTGCCTTAAAAGTGGCTCTCGTTGTCGGATCGTTACTCTTCGCGATCAATCATGGCGGTGCTGTGTTGCATGGAGAAATGACCCGTGAACGCTGGTTGATGGGGCTAATCACTTACTTGGTGCCTTATACGGTCAGTATTCATGGACAGTACTCAACCTGA
- a CDS encoding MarR family transcriptional regulator, which yields MDSTQPDRDTELALPAETPNIGVSENPFDASSAIEQHILIGLEKIGLALKSQSWQDAGQQGLTPTQGQILALLIDKGDAGMRLSEVAKHLAVTAATASDAVTSLVEKGLVQKTRSPQDKRAIAITLTAQGQQTATQTASWSDFLLSTVDELSEEEQVIFLRGLIKMIRKLQQQGQISVARMCVTCQFFQPNQYPGSDRPHHCALVNAPFGDRHLRLNCAEHVAADSETAKQNWNLYLSK from the coding sequence ATGGACAGTACTCAACCTGATCGCGACACAGAATTAGCCCTTCCCGCTGAAACCCCAAATATTGGTGTCAGCGAAAATCCCTTCGATGCCTCAAGCGCGATCGAACAACACATCTTGATTGGGCTAGAAAAAATTGGGCTAGCGCTGAAAAGCCAGTCCTGGCAGGATGCTGGACAACAAGGCTTAACACCGACTCAAGGACAAATCCTGGCGCTTCTGATTGATAAAGGCGATGCTGGAATGCGTTTGTCAGAGGTGGCAAAACATCTTGCGGTCACGGCTGCTACTGCCAGTGATGCGGTGACATCGCTGGTTGAGAAAGGGTTAGTGCAAAAAACGCGATCGCCCCAAGATAAACGAGCGATCGCCATCACGTTAACCGCTCAAGGACAGCAGACAGCAACACAAACAGCGTCCTGGTCTGATTTTCTACTCAGCACCGTGGATGAGCTATCCGAGGAGGAACAAGTAATTTTTCTGCGGGGGTTGATCAAAATGATTCGCAAGCTTCAACAACAGGGACAGATTTCAGTGGCAAGAATGTGTGTGACCTGTCAATTCTTTCAGCCCAATCAGTATCCAGGGTCAGATCGTCCACATCATTGTGCGCTGGTGAATGCACCCTTTGGCGATCGTCATCTTCGTCTCAACTGTGCCGAACACGTTGCAGCCGATTCTGAAACCGCTAAACAAAATTGGAACCTTTATCTTTCAAAGTAG
- a CDS encoding AraC family transcriptional regulator, whose product MLKTESAIDSLLRPIKLNQRLDQNALVLSSQQIGWNGIFVEQYQDLLNSREVEFPATSNHWLALSMGPPAHLTQKGGDHLHESIIQKGDSILVPAGQPSYWCRRGGICDSLHIRLKPELIEQIAEASEIDPKRIDFVNCFVQQDLQLHQVAMLLFAESQSDGVMGRLYIESLTQILVIHLLRHYSIVTQPITSQNRSLTRAQLQQAIDYIHIHLDRDLSLAELASVIGISPTYFVSLFKQAMGIAPHQYVIQQRVERAKVMLSKTDLAIADIAIQVGFSSQSHLTQQFKRVTGLTPKQVR is encoded by the coding sequence ATGCTGAAAACAGAATCTGCGATCGATAGCCTTCTTAGACCGATCAAACTCAATCAGAGGTTGGATCAGAACGCGCTGGTGTTATCCAGTCAGCAGATAGGCTGGAACGGAATTTTCGTTGAGCAGTATCAGGATCTTTTAAATTCAAGGGAAGTTGAATTTCCTGCCACATCAAATCATTGGCTTGCCTTATCTATGGGACCTCCTGCTCATTTGACCCAGAAGGGTGGCGATCACCTGCATGAATCAATCATTCAAAAAGGTGACAGCATTCTTGTTCCTGCTGGACAACCGAGCTACTGGTGTCGGCGTGGAGGCATCTGCGATTCGCTGCACATTCGCTTAAAACCGGAGCTGATTGAGCAAATCGCTGAAGCATCCGAAATTGATCCAAAGCGAATTGATTTTGTGAACTGTTTCGTTCAGCAAGATTTGCAGCTTCATCAGGTCGCAATGCTGCTGTTCGCTGAGTCGCAGTCAGATGGTGTGATGGGGCGCTTATATATTGAATCCTTAACTCAAATCCTGGTCATTCATCTGCTACGCCACTATTCAATTGTCACGCAACCCATTACATCCCAGAACAGAAGCTTAACTCGTGCACAATTGCAGCAAGCCATTGACTATATTCACATTCACCTCGATCGAGATTTATCCTTGGCTGAACTGGCAAGCGTTATCGGTATCAGCCCAACTTACTTCGTCAGTTTATTCAAACAGGCGATGGGGATTGCGCCACATCAGTACGTGATTCAACAGCGAGTGGAACGGGCGAAAGTGATGCTGTCGAAAACGGATTTGGCGATCGCAGACATTGCCATACAAGTCGGCTTCTCCAGTCAAAGTCACTTGACGCAACAATTTAAGCGAGTCACCGGACTGACACCAAAGCAAGTTCGTTAA
- a CDS encoding RidA family protein, with product MRKQLINPPERYDGRPHGLSHAVVDTASGTVYISGQVDWDMNHQVSCHTVEGQFSKALTNLTTVLNASGSSVENLLSLRIYIRGELGEFLEDIAPILTQYLGESRPALTGIGVSSLASPETLVEIEATAALVTH from the coding sequence ATGAGAAAGCAACTAATCAATCCGCCAGAACGCTACGATGGAAGACCGCACGGATTGTCCCACGCTGTTGTCGATACCGCATCGGGCACCGTTTACATTTCTGGTCAGGTTGACTGGGACATGAACCACCAAGTTTCATGCCATACCGTCGAGGGGCAATTCTCGAAAGCGCTAACGAACCTAACCACCGTCCTGAATGCATCGGGAAGCTCCGTAGAGAATCTACTTAGTCTTCGCATCTACATTCGGGGTGAACTGGGGGAATTCCTTGAGGATATCGCACCGATTCTGACGCAATATCTGGGAGAGTCGCGTCCAGCGCTTACTGGCATCGGCGTTTCCTCACTCGCCTCTCCAGAAACATTAGTTGAGATTGAGGCAACAGCAGCCCTTGTGACCCACTGA
- a CDS encoding AraC family transcriptional regulator codes for MISNLLNSLELSQQWNKTLTFSSRQMNWNGVLVEQCQSPASAFELELPALSDHWLYLHTGGPAPLIQKRDDCLHESILHKGDSFLVPAGQPSYWCQAPDMRDVICAPLHICLKPELIQQVAEASDIDSKRFDLVHGFGQQDLQLHQIAMLMFAELQSGGMMGKLYAESLTQVLVIHLLRHYSTVTQTITSQNRSLTRTQLQQAIDYIQTHLNRDLSLAELASVISISPTYFASLFKQAMGISPHQYVIQQRVEQAKLMLSKTDLAIADIAIQVGFSSQSHLTQQFKRVTGLTPKQVRPSP; via the coding sequence ATGATAAGCAACCTTCTAAACTCGCTCGAACTTAGCCAACAGTGGAATAAAACGCTGACGTTCTCCAGTCGGCAGATGAACTGGAATGGCGTTTTGGTTGAGCAGTGTCAAAGTCCTGCTTCAGCTTTTGAACTGGAACTCCCTGCCCTATCGGATCATTGGCTCTACTTACACACAGGAGGTCCCGCCCCTTTAATTCAGAAACGGGACGATTGCTTGCATGAATCCATCCTGCACAAAGGGGACAGCTTCTTGGTTCCGGCTGGACAACCGAGCTATTGGTGTCAAGCACCAGATATGCGTGATGTCATTTGTGCCCCGCTGCACATCTGCTTAAAACCGGAATTGATTCAACAAGTTGCTGAAGCCTCCGACATTGATTCAAAACGATTCGACCTCGTGCATGGTTTCGGTCAGCAAGATTTGCAACTTCATCAGATTGCAATGCTGATGTTCGCTGAGTTGCAATCAGGTGGCATGATGGGTAAATTATACGCTGAATCATTGACTCAAGTGTTAGTGATTCATCTGCTGCGCCACTATTCTACCGTCACGCAAACCATTACATCCCAGAACAGAAGCTTAACTCGTACACAATTACAGCAAGCGATCGATTATATTCAAACTCACCTGAATCGAGATTTATCCCTGGCTGAACTGGCAAGCGTTATCAGTATCAGCCCAACTTACTTCGCGAGTTTATTCAAACAGGCGATGGGGATTTCGCCGCATCAGTATGTGATTCAACAGCGGGTGGAGCAGGCAAAGTTGATGTTATCGAAAACGGATTTGGCGATCGCAGACATTGCCATACAAGTCGGCTTCTCCAGCCAAAGTCATTTGACGCAACAGTTTAAGCGAGTCACCGGACTGACACCCAAGCAAGTTCGCCCTTCACCATAA
- a CDS encoding cupin domain-containing protein has product MKQSADFFVRSAVMETTRSYMGSLMTFLVTSAETENRFVLLELRMKPGNEPPPHLHYDQDEVYYILEGELEVYCMGEVRTVRAGETIFLPRNQAHAFYYLSPTLRFLALLQPGGSDGYGLDGYFEAMSSPATSMELPASATTYALSDPAPAIKLAAKYGVKMLTPEETAELLPHYPGFGVPRKSRSH; this is encoded by the coding sequence ATGAAACAGTCAGCAGATTTCTTCGTTCGTAGCGCGGTCATGGAAACCACCCGGTCCTACATGGGCAGTCTCATGACTTTTCTCGTAACATCCGCCGAGACCGAAAACCGCTTCGTCCTTCTGGAGCTTCGGATGAAACCGGGAAATGAGCCGCCGCCCCATCTCCACTATGACCAGGATGAGGTGTATTACATTCTAGAAGGCGAACTGGAGGTGTACTGCATGGGCGAAGTCCGGACGGTGCGGGCAGGCGAAACAATCTTCCTCCCCCGGAACCAGGCGCACGCATTCTATTACCTGTCGCCCACCCTCCGGTTCCTCGCCCTGTTGCAACCGGGCGGTTCGGACGGGTACGGTCTGGACGGTTACTTTGAAGCAATGTCAAGTCCGGCCACTAGCATGGAACTACCTGCGAGCGCAACCACATACGCGCTCTCCGATCCAGCCCCCGCGATCAAACTGGCTGCCAAGTACGGAGTCAAGATGCTGACCCCGGAAGAAACAGCGGAACTATTGCCTCACTACCCCGGCTTCGGGGTACCGCGAAAGAGCCGGAGTCATTAA
- a CDS encoding cupin domain-containing protein, whose translation MMEQVQSASLKAYRRISALDSAMFYMGSLMSFLAKGEDTGGRFALMEYQGKPGNEPPPHVHDWEHELYYVLEGEMEFYCEDKVLVAHAGETIFLPQGKPHAFYIRSPHLRTLILVQAVGEHAVGLDRYFIEMAEPATSMSLPTEAVTYMTDDPSHAIRLGAANGIRFLSPEETAKELPHYPGFGVNLEKIR comes from the coding sequence ATGATGGAACAAGTTCAATCGGCATCACTAAAAGCATACAGGCGTATCTCTGCGCTCGACTCGGCTATGTTTTACATGGGAAGTCTCATGTCCTTCCTTGCCAAAGGCGAGGACACTGGGGGGCGCTTTGCCCTGATGGAGTACCAGGGGAAACCTGGCAATGAACCGCCTCCTCATGTTCATGACTGGGAGCATGAGTTGTATTACGTGCTTGAGGGCGAGATGGAGTTCTACTGCGAAGACAAGGTTTTAGTGGCACATGCAGGGGAAACAATCTTCTTACCTCAAGGCAAGCCGCACGCTTTTTATATCCGCTCCCCGCACCTCCGAACATTGATCCTGGTTCAAGCAGTGGGTGAGCACGCGGTTGGGCTGGATCGCTACTTCATCGAAATGGCTGAACCTGCAACAAGCATGAGCCTTCCCACTGAGGCGGTCACCTATATGACGGACGATCCTAGCCATGCCATCCGCCTGGGTGCTGCAAACGGTATTCGTTTCCTGTCGCCGGAAGAAACCGCCAAGGAACTGCCGCACTACCCAGGCTTCGGGGTCAACCTGGAGAAAATTAGATAG
- a CDS encoding alpha/beta fold hydrolase, which translates to MKRRNFLVSSTLALSTSVAFGRYRVSAASPVKSDERSKVILLIHGAWHSSLHWNKVSGLLTGMGHHVVAIDLPGHGLNAKFPASYLRQDLAVFSTEESPLKAITITDYVNAAVEAIRALAADRKVIVVGHSMGGIVITQLGEKVPDLIDRLVYLSAYCPTELPSLLAYNELPEAAPAQSRQSETIVGNPAKIGAVRLNLRSTNLTYLEELRQIFYNDVPMEGFLPYAHSLTPDLPLSPLAADTRGTAARWGRVPRTYIRCTEDNAIPLALQDLMIRQADDLTPGNKFNVQTLNSSHSPFASQPKPLSDILDRLP; encoded by the coding sequence ATGAAAAGACGTAACTTCCTTGTTAGCAGTACCCTAGCACTTTCAACATCTGTTGCTTTCGGTCGATATAGGGTTTCGGCAGCTTCCCCAGTCAAATCAGATGAGCGATCGAAAGTCATCTTACTCATTCATGGTGCGTGGCACTCATCGCTACATTGGAATAAAGTATCCGGTTTACTTACAGGTATGGGTCACCATGTTGTTGCTATAGACCTGCCTGGACATGGACTCAATGCAAAGTTTCCTGCCTCATATCTTCGGCAAGATCTGGCTGTGTTCTCAACTGAGGAGTCACCGCTCAAAGCGATCACCATCACAGATTATGTGAATGCCGCAGTCGAGGCAATACGTGCCTTGGCTGCCGACCGAAAGGTTATTGTTGTGGGTCACAGCATGGGCGGAATTGTAATCACTCAATTGGGTGAAAAGGTGCCCGATCTCATTGATCGACTTGTTTACCTCAGCGCTTATTGCCCGACAGAACTGCCAAGTCTCCTTGCCTACAATGAGCTGCCTGAGGCTGCACCTGCCCAATCGCGTCAAAGCGAGACTATTGTTGGCAACCCTGCCAAAATCGGCGCAGTTCGACTCAATTTGCGATCAACCAACCTAACTTATCTAGAAGAGCTTCGCCAAATCTTCTATAACGACGTTCCGATGGAGGGTTTTCTTCCTTACGCTCATAGTTTGACCCCTGACCTACCCTTGAGTCCTTTAGCTGCCGACACTAGGGGAACGGCTGCACGTTGGGGGCGCGTGCCACGCACATACATCCGCTGCACTGAAGATAATGCTATACCTTTAGCCTTGCAAGACCTCATGATTAGGCAGGCTGATGATTTGACTCCTGGTAACAAATTCAATGTGCAGACGCTCAACTCTAGCCATTCACCATTCGCCTCACAACCTAAACCGCTGTCCGATATTCTTGACAGGCTACCCTAG
- a CDS encoding FAD-binding oxidoreductase, whose protein sequence is MTTTYGQSNTLFKDLAALLTGQLFLPEDAAYESVRQLWNGKVKTRPAAIVRCLSVQDVIHTIRWIRAHGLSLSVRGAGHEIFGRSLRENGVVIDLSQMRAVTVDPVARTAQVQSGATIGDLIEAAQKYGLATATGTISSVGMTGLTLGGGYGPLIGAYGLAADNLLSAQVVTANGQLVTASAEEHPDLLWGLRGGGGNFGVVVSLEYRLHPLTTVLSGMLLYPLDQARTVLHRFNEFIATAPDELTIASGFLQTPDGATVLFLSPTYCGAIKAGEQIIAPLRTFGTLLIDQVQPVTYNDLIRGLDAFTPKGRHYYLQTQSLDGFQTKAIEALIEQGLPLPSPFSMINIHNFHGTASRVGVSETAFALRQDHLMVELIAAWEPQSPDDEQRHIQWAQHISQALAPYAFKGGYISLLDEQEQERVRLTFGSNYERLLDLKQTYDPDDVFRSTIGHVAP, encoded by the coding sequence ATGACAACAACGTATGGTCAGAGCAATACTTTATTCAAAGATCTCGCAGCACTGCTTACAGGACAGCTTTTTCTGCCTGAGGACGCTGCCTATGAATCGGTGCGCCAACTCTGGAATGGTAAGGTGAAGACTCGACCAGCGGCGATCGTTCGTTGTTTGAGTGTACAAGATGTGATTCACACGATTCGCTGGATACGGGCACATGGGCTGTCACTCTCCGTTCGTGGGGCAGGACACGAGATTTTCGGACGATCGCTGCGTGAGAATGGCGTGGTGATTGATCTCTCCCAGATGAGAGCTGTCACCGTTGATCCAGTTGCGCGCACAGCCCAAGTTCAAAGTGGAGCAACCATTGGCGACCTGATCGAGGCAGCACAGAAATACGGGTTGGCAACAGCTACGGGAACCATCTCCAGCGTTGGAATGACAGGACTTACTCTGGGAGGAGGCTATGGTCCGCTGATCGGTGCCTATGGACTGGCTGCCGATAATCTGCTGTCAGCACAAGTGGTGACTGCTAACGGGCAGCTTGTGACCGCGAGCGCCGAAGAGCATCCAGACCTGCTTTGGGGACTGCGCGGCGGCGGCGGCAACTTTGGGGTTGTCGTTTCCCTGGAGTATCGCTTGCATCCGCTCACCACCGTGTTATCGGGTATGCTGCTGTATCCTCTCGATCAAGCCAGAACGGTGTTACACCGTTTTAACGAGTTCATCGCCACTGCCCCCGATGAATTGACGATTGCGTCTGGATTCCTTCAGACACCCGATGGCGCGACGGTTCTATTTCTCTCACCCACCTATTGTGGTGCGATCAAAGCAGGTGAGCAGATAATTGCACCCCTGCGTACCTTTGGCACTCTGCTGATCGATCAGGTGCAACCTGTCACCTATAACGACCTGATTCGCGGGTTAGATGCGTTTACACCAAAAGGTCGCCACTACTACCTCCAAACCCAGTCGCTGGATGGTTTCCAGACTAAGGCGATCGAAGCATTGATCGAACAGGGGTTGCCACTTCCTTCCCCATTTTCGATGATCAACATTCATAACTTTCATGGAACTGCGAGTCGCGTAGGTGTGTCCGAGACTGCTTTTGCGCTGCGTCAGGATCATCTGATGGTTGAGTTGATTGCAGCCTGGGAACCCCAATCTCCCGACGACGAGCAGCGGCATATCCAATGGGCACAGCACATCTCACAGGCACTTGCCCCCTATGCCTTCAAAGGGGGATATATCAGTCTCTTAGATGAGCAGGAGCAGGAGCGCGTTCGGCTTACCTTCGGATCGAACTATGAGCGGTTGCTCGATCTCAAACAAACCTACGATCCGGATGATGTCTTTCGTTCGACGATCGGACATGTCGCACCATAA
- a CDS encoding YdhR family protein, with translation MITALVQFNLSTPLTGNEVKEDFSNLAPRFREVPGLLRKYFLLSEDGRMAGGVYLWESKAAAERLYTDDFKKSIVERYGSEPSVTYFESPVVVDNLVGEIIKDW, from the coding sequence ATGATTACCGCATTAGTTCAATTCAACCTGTCCACTCCCCTAACTGGTAACGAGGTTAAAGAAGACTTTTCCAATCTTGCGCCTAGGTTCCGTGAAGTACCGGGCTTGCTCCGGAAATACTTCTTGCTATCCGAAGATGGCAGGATGGCTGGGGGCGTTTACCTATGGGAATCTAAAGCGGCTGCGGAACGCCTCTACACCGACGACTTTAAAAAATCCATTGTCGAGCGATATGGCTCTGAACCATCGGTAACTTACTTCGAGAGTCCGGTAGTGGTTGATAACCTAGTGGGCGAAATTATCAAAGACTGGTAA
- a CDS encoding SDR family oxidoreductase, giving the protein MKLENKVALITGATSGIGKATAKAFGVAGAKVVFSGRREPEGKATEAQLRDAGVDCLFVQSDVLNEAEIKALVQTTVEKFGKLDYAFNNAGIEARSKPLHEQSIEDFDKLMAVNVRGLFLCMKYEIQQMLTQGAGVIVNTSAIAGMIAFPGISPYVASKHAVVGLTRAAALDYAKQGIRINAVNPGAIATELFARSINPVGITADDFASMVPMGRIGQAEEIAQTVVFLCSDAASYITGQPLAIDGGFTVS; this is encoded by the coding sequence ATGAAACTTGAAAATAAAGTGGCTTTGATTACGGGAGCAACTTCGGGAATTGGCAAGGCAACCGCTAAAGCATTCGGTGTTGCAGGAGCTAAGGTGGTTTTCTCAGGACGACGCGAACCAGAAGGTAAAGCAACGGAAGCTCAGCTACGAGATGCTGGGGTTGACTGTTTATTTGTGCAATCGGATGTCTTGAACGAAGCCGAGATTAAAGCGCTTGTGCAAACCACCGTCGAGAAGTTTGGGAAACTCGATTATGCCTTCAACAATGCAGGCATCGAGGCACGCTCTAAACCCCTGCACGAACAATCAATCGAAGACTTTGACAAACTGATGGCGGTCAACGTGCGGGGACTGTTCTTGTGCATGAAATATGAAATTCAGCAAATGCTGACTCAAGGAGCTGGGGTGATCGTCAATACCTCCGCGATAGCAGGGATGATTGCGTTTCCAGGGATATCTCCGTATGTCGCGAGTAAACATGCTGTCGTGGGGCTGACACGAGCGGCAGCGCTCGACTATGCCAAGCAGGGCATTCGGATTAATGCGGTTAACCCTGGCGCTATTGCGACTGAGTTGTTTGCTCGTAGCATTAACCCGGTGGGCATCACAGCGGATGATTTCGCATCGATGGTGCCAATGGGACGCATAGGACAGGCAGAGGAAATCGCTCAAACAGTTGTTTTTCTCTGCTCTGATGCTGCCAGCTACATCACTGGACAACCTTTAGCTATCGATGGCGGATTCACAGTGAGTTGA